Genomic window (Cellulosilyticum lentocellum DSM 5427):
GATGAATATAGAATTGAGCAACTTTTAGGACTAAATGAAGAAGAGTTAAATGCAGGAAATAACAATAGAGAGTCAGCTCTAAGTGCACTTTATACCAAGTTATTAGAGTTGTATCATAACAATACCTGGAGTAAAGAAAATGTTGATCAGGCTATAACAGAGTATTTTACTTCTAGAGGAATGACAAAAGAGATACTAGTAGAAGCAAGAATAAAAGAGATATTAGATAATGCATTAGGTGACTATTTCTTTTATAGCGATTCTGTGACTTATTTAGTAGATGGTACAGGAAAGATTATGTATCAAGATGGTGTAGTGGATAGTTTGAATTTGATTAATGCGATTCAAAAAACCAATAATAGTGAGGCTAGTGGGGATAGTAGTAAATTTGTAGGTATTTATCCAGTTACTTTAAATAATGAAGTGTATTATTTATATAATGAAACGGCCATAGAACCTTTTTCACATACTGTTCATACAGACTTAGGTAATGTTCTAGGCTTTATTGCAGGTGCAGGTTTATTTATTTTAATCATTTTTAGATTAACTAGGGATAAGGTGGCTTATATTGAATATCTTTCAGAGTGCTTAGGAGAAATTTCAAAGGGTAATTTAAATTATAAAATAGAAGTAATAGGTGAAGATGAATTAGCGGAGGTAGCTCAATCTATCACTCACATGGAAAAAGAGTTAAAATATCAGATAGAAGCACAGATGCAAGCAGAAAAAAGTAAGAATGAACTTGTTACTAATGTAGCTCATGATCTTAGAACACCACTTACTTCTATTATAGGATATATTGGTTTAGTAAAAGATGGAGGGTTTCACGATAAAGAAGATCAAGTGAAGTACCTAGATATCGCCTATACTAAGGCTGAAAAATTAAAGGTATTAATTGAAGACCTTTTTGAACTAACTAAATTCCATCAACAAGCCATTAAATTAAAAAAAGAGAAAATTTCTTTGAGTAACTTAATGAATCAATTAATTGAGGAGCTCATGCCTTTAGCAAGTGATAAAAATATCGAGATAGAAACTTATATTGATAGTACAGGAACTACGGCAGAGGTAGATATTCAGAAGATGACAAGAGTATTTGAAAATCTTATTGAAAATGCCATTAAGTATAGTCCACAAGGAGAAGCTATATATGTGGAGCTCCGTGCTATAGGAGACAAAATTTACGTCGCAGTTAGTAATGCTTTTGAAAATATCTCACCAGAAGAGGTATCACTTTTCTTTGAACGCTTTTATAGAGCAGATAAATCTAGGAATAGCATGGCAGGAGGAAGTGGTTTAGGGCTAGCCATTGCTAAAAATATAGTAGAGTTACATGGTGGTGAAATAGGAGCGACTATTAATGAAGATTTAATTAGCTTTAAAATAGGATTACCTAGGACATAATAAAGGCACTATAATTGAAAGTAGTAATATAAACCATAATATGGGGCAATAAGCAAATGAGGTGATTAAATGGGGCAAGAAACAATACTCATAGTAGATGATGAAAAAGAAATAAGGGATTTAATAGAAATCTATTTGAAAAATGAGGGCTATATAGTAGAGAAAGCAGGGACAGGTCTAGAGGCACTGCAGTTAGTAGAGGAGAGACAGATAGACCTTATTATATTAGATGTTATGATGCCAGTAGTAAATGGGATAGATGCTTGCATCAAGATTAGAGAACAATATAATACGCCGATTATTATGCTTTCAGCTAAGGTAGAGGACATTGATAAAATATTAGGCCTTTCAGTTGGAGCAGATGATTACCTCGCAAAACCGTTTAATCCACTAGAGCTTATTGCTAGGGTAAAGGCTCAGCTTCGTCGATTTACTAAGTTAAATACGGCACATACAAGTAGTAAGGTTTTAGAGCAAGACGGATTAACGCTTAATTTAGAAACAGGTAAGGTGCATAAGAATGGAGATGAAATTAATCTTACACCTACTGAATTAAGTATATTAAAACTTTTATGGATGAATAAAGGTATGGTGTTTAAAATAGAGACGATTTATGAACGTGTATGGGGTCAAGAGTATTTTGATAATAATAACACAGTGATGGTTCATATTAGGAAGCTAAGGGAGAAAATAGAAGAAAATCCTAGAACGCCTGATTATATTTACACGGTATGGGGTGTAGGCTATAAGTTTGGAGAATAGAAGGAATATAAAAGAGATGGACATTTTAGAAAGTCCATCTCTTTTATATCTTACAAGTGATGTTAAGATTGCGTCAAGAAACTGCATAATGGATTGACTGTATAAATAGAATCTATATAATATATAAAAATATAAAAAAGTTAGAAAGTAAGCTGGAGTAGGTCTGAGAATAAGGTTAGAAAGTACGGGGAAAGGGAGAAGAGAATAGATGAAGAAAGCAAAATTAATTTTTAAGATAGTGGGGTTATTTGCTTTAATAGGCACAATTTCAACAATTGTACTATTTTTAATGTGGAAACAAAATGAGATTA
Coding sequences:
- a CDS encoding sensor histidine kinase → MKIRRKKQPKHINKLPLKERIGKVYERGKTTVGKHLWLELLAMVILALMAATVVFLVVSHFINRTDMGTNEYVTYTEGREYVQNQLLNMVQEINNLEVSDIGKNIDYTALEEAIQYEDEYRIEQLLGLNEEELNAGNNNRESALSALYTKLLELYHNNTWSKENVDQAITEYFTSRGMTKEILVEARIKEILDNALGDYFFYSDSVTYLVDGTGKIMYQDGVVDSLNLINAIQKTNNSEASGDSSKFVGIYPVTLNNEVYYLYNETAIEPFSHTVHTDLGNVLGFIAGAGLFILIIFRLTRDKVAYIEYLSECLGEISKGNLNYKIEVIGEDELAEVAQSITHMEKELKYQIEAQMQAEKSKNELVTNVAHDLRTPLTSIIGYIGLVKDGGFHDKEDQVKYLDIAYTKAEKLKVLIEDLFELTKFHQQAIKLKKEKISLSNLMNQLIEELMPLASDKNIEIETYIDSTGTTAEVDIQKMTRVFENLIENAIKYSPQGEAIYVELRAIGDKIYVAVSNAFENISPEEVSLFFERFYRADKSRNSMAGGSGLGLAIAKNIVELHGGEIGATINEDLISFKIGLPRT
- a CDS encoding response regulator transcription factor; translation: MGQETILIVDDEKEIRDLIEIYLKNEGYIVEKAGTGLEALQLVEERQIDLIILDVMMPVVNGIDACIKIREQYNTPIIMLSAKVEDIDKILGLSVGADDYLAKPFNPLELIARVKAQLRRFTKLNTAHTSSKVLEQDGLTLNLETGKVHKNGDEINLTPTELSILKLLWMNKGMVFKIETIYERVWGQEYFDNNNTVMVHIRKLREKIEENPRTPDYIYTVWGVGYKFGE